Proteins encoded in a region of the Mycolicibacterium chitae genome:
- a CDS encoding ABC transporter ATP-binding protein, translating into MSRGSGIGRGGPARRSDEPLIAPPPQRIRGSSDLIRLLPYLLPYRVRWTAMVTVSLVSLVATIAIPLMTKAVIDGPISNQDQQGLWILGTAALAIGVTEAVLWFIRRWLTARATLGVEADIRKDLYARLQILPMSFHGRWQSGQLLSRVMNDLATVRRFLSFGLIFMLLNALQIIVVTAILLSMYWPLGVVVLVSVVPITATVLHFERQFTRLSRQAQDQSGVVATHVEEAALGARLVKSFGREDYVYDRFDREAAELYDIQVRKVGVSARFWTLLEVIPNLTLIVVLGFGAYAAGHGLVTMGTLVAFITMMLSLVWPIASLGFLLSMTQESMTAANRIAEIFDAPREIDDGPVVAGARGGRLELVDVGFRFPDTDGQQSAWALRHVDLTVEAGQTVALVGSTGSGKSVLVALLSRLYDVSEGRILLDGTDIRDLSLPALRSAVATAFEDPTLFSMSVAENLRLGRGPDNPASDEELARAIDIAAADFVYELPFGLDTRIGEQGMSLSGGQRQRLSLARAILAAPSVLVLDDTLSALDVHTEADVTAALRRVLGSVTGIVVANRASTVLLADKVALLEVVDGVGTITHTGTHSELLATVPQYRDLLAAEDELNNDIEYATTWEADAQWDRLSQLQEVNDAGDGLARPVRREV; encoded by the coding sequence ATGTCGCGGGGGTCGGGTATCGGTAGGGGTGGACCCGCACGAAGGAGCGACGAGCCGTTGATTGCACCGCCGCCGCAGCGCATCAGGGGCAGTTCGGACCTGATCCGGCTGCTGCCGTATCTGCTGCCGTACCGCGTGCGCTGGACCGCGATGGTGACTGTTTCGCTGGTCAGCCTGGTCGCCACCATCGCGATCCCGCTGATGACCAAGGCCGTGATCGACGGGCCGATTTCCAATCAGGATCAGCAGGGGCTGTGGATCCTGGGCACCGCCGCGCTGGCCATCGGGGTGACCGAGGCGGTGCTGTGGTTCATCCGCCGCTGGTTGACCGCGCGGGCGACGCTGGGCGTCGAGGCCGACATCCGCAAGGACCTGTACGCGCGGCTGCAGATCCTCCCGATGTCGTTTCACGGGCGTTGGCAGTCGGGTCAGTTGCTGTCCCGGGTGATGAACGATTTGGCCACCGTCCGCCGGTTCCTGTCCTTCGGCCTGATCTTCATGCTGCTCAACGCCCTGCAGATCATCGTGGTGACCGCGATCCTGCTGAGCATGTACTGGCCGCTGGGGGTGGTCGTTTTGGTGTCGGTGGTGCCCATCACGGCCACGGTGCTGCACTTCGAGCGGCAGTTCACCCGGCTGTCGCGGCAGGCCCAGGACCAGTCCGGGGTGGTCGCCACGCACGTCGAGGAGGCCGCCCTGGGCGCGCGGCTGGTCAAGTCGTTCGGCCGCGAGGACTACGTCTACGACCGCTTCGACCGTGAGGCCGCCGAGCTCTACGACATCCAGGTGCGCAAGGTCGGCGTCTCGGCGCGGTTCTGGACGCTGCTCGAGGTCATCCCCAACCTGACGCTGATCGTGGTGCTGGGCTTCGGCGCCTACGCCGCCGGGCACGGGCTGGTGACGATGGGAACGCTGGTCGCGTTCATCACCATGATGTTGTCGCTGGTGTGGCCGATCGCCTCGCTGGGCTTCCTGCTGTCGATGACGCAGGAGTCGATGACGGCTGCGAACCGCATCGCCGAGATCTTCGACGCGCCCCGCGAGATCGACGACGGCCCGGTGGTCGCAGGCGCGCGCGGTGGCCGGCTCGAACTCGTCGACGTCGGTTTCCGCTTCCCGGACACCGACGGTCAGCAGTCCGCCTGGGCGCTGCGCCACGTCGACCTGACCGTCGAGGCCGGGCAGACCGTCGCGCTGGTCGGGTCGACGGGGTCGGGCAAATCGGTGTTGGTGGCGTTGCTGTCCCGGCTCTACGACGTCAGCGAGGGGCGAATCCTGCTCGACGGCACCGATATCCGCGACCTCAGCCTGCCGGCGTTGCGCAGCGCGGTCGCGACCGCCTTCGAGGATCCGACGCTGTTCTCGATGTCGGTGGCCGAGAACCTGCGGCTGGGCCGCGGCCCTGACAATCCGGCCAGCGACGAGGAGCTGGCCCGCGCCATCGACATCGCGGCCGCCGACTTCGTCTACGAGTTGCCGTTCGGCCTGGACACCCGGATCGGCGAGCAGGGCATGAGCCTGTCCGGCGGTCAGCGCCAACGCCTTTCGCTGGCCCGCGCCATCCTGGCGGCCCCGAGCGTGCTGGTGCTCGACGACACGCTCTCGGCGCTGGACGTGCACACCGAGGCCGACGTCACCGCGGCGCTGCGGCGGGTGTTGGGGTCGGTGACCGGAATCGTTGTCGCAAACCGGGCTTCGACGGTACTGCTGGCCGACAAGGTCGCCCTGCTGGAGGTGGTCGACGGCGTCGGCACCATCACCCACACGGGCACTCACTCGGAGTTGTTGGCCACCGTGCCGCAGTACCGCGATCTGCTGGCCGCCGAGGACGAACTCAACAACGACATCGAATACGCCACCACCTGGGAGGCCGACGCCCAGTGGGATCGGCTGAGCCAACTGCAGGAGGTGAACGATGCGGGAGACGGTTTGGCGCGGCCGGTTCGACGAGAAGTCTGA
- a CDS encoding ABC transporter ATP-binding protein gives MRETVWRGRFDEKSDDDSPIDEKLPRRREARELLFSLLRPFRVTVAVLAVIVVVENAARLSVPLLVQRGIDHGIPPIAEGGPARELALVVAALCAVVAVQAVGRVVFLKRSGQVGQKVLLELRRRVFRHFGRLDVAFHDRYTSGRVVSRSTNDIDAIQELLQNGFDSLVTAVLTMFGTAILLVVLDWRLGLMCLVAFPILVLLAAWFRTESAKTYREVRDSAALVIVQFVETMTGIKAVQAYRREERNQEIFDGVADRYRDINEKTFKLVAVFMPGVKLVGNITTGVVLLYGGYRVLQGDMTIGTLTAFLLYLRMFFEPMQEITQFFNTFQSASSALEKLAGVLARPPAIADPPRPVALPRVRGEVRFAGVGFEYVPGRPVLPGLELTVPAGQTVALVGTTGAGKTTIAKLIARFYDPTAGAVRLDGVDLRDLAQDELRRHVVMVTQENFMFSGTVADNIRFGRPEATDAEVVAAAQAVGADRFVATLPDGYDTDVAKRGGRLSAGQRQLIAFARAFLADPAVLILDEATSALDIPSERMVQRALRTVLADRTALVIAHRLSTVEVADRVLVLEHGRIIEDGPPAELIRGDGHYAALHDAWVRSLV, from the coding sequence ATGCGGGAGACGGTTTGGCGCGGCCGGTTCGACGAGAAGTCTGACGACGATTCGCCGATCGACGAAAAGCTGCCGCGGCGCCGCGAGGCCCGCGAACTGCTGTTCTCGCTGCTGCGTCCGTTCCGGGTCACCGTGGCGGTGCTGGCGGTCATCGTGGTGGTGGAAAACGCGGCGCGGCTGTCGGTTCCGCTGCTGGTGCAGCGCGGCATCGACCACGGGATCCCGCCCATCGCCGAGGGCGGGCCGGCCCGGGAACTCGCCCTGGTGGTCGCGGCGCTGTGCGCGGTGGTCGCCGTGCAGGCCGTCGGCCGCGTGGTGTTCCTGAAGCGCTCCGGGCAGGTGGGGCAGAAGGTGCTGTTGGAACTGCGGCGGCGGGTGTTCCGGCATTTCGGGCGCCTCGACGTCGCGTTCCACGACCGCTACACCTCCGGGCGGGTGGTCAGCCGCTCCACCAACGACATCGACGCCATCCAGGAGCTGCTGCAGAACGGGTTCGACAGCCTGGTCACCGCGGTGCTGACGATGTTCGGCACCGCGATCCTGCTGGTGGTGCTCGACTGGCGGCTGGGCCTGATGTGCCTGGTGGCCTTCCCGATCCTGGTGCTGCTGGCCGCGTGGTTCCGCACTGAGTCCGCCAAGACCTACCGCGAGGTGCGCGACAGCGCCGCGCTGGTGATCGTGCAGTTCGTCGAAACAATGACGGGCATCAAGGCGGTGCAGGCCTACCGTCGCGAGGAGCGTAACCAGGAGATCTTCGATGGCGTCGCCGACCGCTACCGCGACATCAACGAGAAGACCTTCAAGCTGGTCGCGGTCTTCATGCCGGGTGTGAAGCTGGTCGGCAACATCACCACCGGGGTGGTGCTGCTCTACGGCGGCTACCGGGTGCTGCAGGGCGACATGACGATCGGCACCCTGACCGCGTTCCTGCTGTATCTGCGGATGTTCTTCGAGCCGATGCAGGAGATCACCCAGTTCTTCAACACCTTTCAGTCCGCGTCCTCGGCGCTGGAGAAGCTGGCCGGGGTGCTGGCCCGCCCGCCGGCGATCGCCGACCCGCCGCGTCCCGTCGCGCTGCCGCGCGTCCGCGGCGAGGTGCGCTTCGCCGGCGTCGGCTTCGAGTACGTGCCGGGGCGCCCGGTGCTGCCCGGTCTGGAGCTGACCGTTCCGGCGGGGCAGACGGTCGCGTTGGTGGGTACCACCGGTGCGGGCAAGACGACCATCGCCAAGCTGATCGCCCGGTTCTACGACCCCACCGCCGGGGCGGTCCGCCTCGACGGCGTGGACCTGCGCGACCTGGCGCAGGACGAGTTGCGCCGCCACGTCGTGATGGTCACCCAGGAGAACTTCATGTTCTCCGGCACCGTGGCCGACAACATCCGCTTCGGCCGGCCCGAGGCCACCGATGCCGAGGTGGTCGCGGCCGCGCAGGCCGTGGGGGCGGACCGGTTCGTCGCGACGCTGCCCGACGGGTACGACACCGATGTGGCCAAGCGCGGCGGTCGCCTGTCGGCCGGGCAGCGCCAACTGATCGCCTTCGCCCGCGCCTTCCTCGCCGATCCGGCGGTGCTCATCCTCGACGAGGCGACCTCCGCCCTGGACATCCCCAGCGAGCGGATGGTGCAGCGCGCGCTGCGCACCGTGCTGGCCGACCGCACCGCGCTGGTCATCGCCCACCGGCTGTCCACCGTCGAGGTCGCCGACCGGGTGCTGGTGCTCGAGCACGGGCGCATCATCGAGGACGGGCCGCCGGCGGAGCTCATTCGCGGCGACGGGCATTACGCGGCGCTGCACGACGCGTGGGTGCGGTCGCTGGTTTAG
- a CDS encoding carboxyl transferase domain-containing protein, with the protein MSRISALQLRDAVLDPGSFVSWDAPPVEVAMSEQYRDELAAARAATGLDESVLTGEGTVAGRRVAVVAGEFDFLAGSIGVAAAERITAAIERATDLRLPLLASPSSGGTRMQEGTVAFLQMVKIAAAVTMHKQAHLPYLVYLRHPTTGGVFASWGSLGHITVAEPGALIGFLGPRVYEQLYGAPFPPGVQTAENLRHHGVIDGVVPLEGLRQTLDWALKVVADPPGPAPEPLPETPIPEVEAWTSVEASRRPDRPGVGHLLKHGAGARVLLSGTGAGEAATTLLALARFGGQPVVVLGQQRLVGGLVGPGALREARRGMALAAGLQLPLVLVIDTAGPALSQEAEQGGLAAEIARCLSELVTLPVPTVSVLMGQGSGGPALAMVPADRVLAALHGWLAPLPPEGASAIVFRDTEHAPELAAAQGVRSADLQRNGIVDVIVPESPDAADEPIEFSKRLGRAIAVEVAGLSGQVDAARLTARLDRYRRMGLP; encoded by the coding sequence GTGAGCCGCATCAGTGCCCTGCAACTGCGCGACGCAGTGTTGGACCCGGGATCGTTCGTCAGCTGGGACGCCCCGCCCGTCGAGGTCGCGATGTCCGAGCAGTACCGCGACGAGTTGGCGGCCGCGCGGGCCGCGACCGGCCTCGACGAGTCGGTGCTGACCGGCGAAGGCACCGTCGCCGGGCGCCGGGTGGCCGTGGTGGCCGGCGAGTTCGACTTCCTGGCGGGCTCGATCGGCGTGGCCGCCGCCGAGCGCATCACCGCGGCCATCGAACGGGCCACCGACCTGCGGTTGCCGCTGCTGGCCTCGCCGAGTTCGGGCGGCACCCGCATGCAGGAGGGCACCGTCGCATTCCTGCAGATGGTGAAGATCGCCGCCGCGGTGACCATGCACAAGCAGGCCCACCTGCCCTATCTCGTGTACCTGCGGCACCCGACCACCGGCGGGGTGTTCGCCTCCTGGGGTTCGCTGGGCCACATCACGGTCGCCGAACCCGGCGCGCTGATCGGCTTCCTCGGCCCGCGGGTCTACGAACAGCTCTACGGCGCACCGTTTCCGCCCGGGGTGCAGACCGCCGAGAACCTGCGCCACCACGGCGTCATCGACGGCGTCGTCCCGCTCGAGGGCCTGCGTCAGACACTGGACTGGGCGCTCAAGGTCGTCGCCGATCCGCCCGGCCCGGCCCCCGAACCGCTACCCGAGACCCCGATCCCCGAGGTCGAGGCCTGGACCTCGGTGGAGGCGTCCCGGCGCCCCGACCGGCCCGGGGTCGGGCATCTGCTCAAGCATGGGGCCGGGGCGCGGGTGCTGCTGTCGGGCACCGGCGCCGGGGAGGCCGCGACCACGCTGCTGGCGCTGGCCCGCTTCGGCGGGCAGCCCGTGGTGGTCCTCGGCCAGCAGCGCCTCGTCGGCGGCCTGGTCGGCCCGGGCGCGCTGCGCGAGGCCCGCCGCGGCATGGCGCTGGCCGCCGGGCTGCAACTGCCGCTGGTGCTGGTCATCGACACCGCCGGCCCGGCGCTGTCCCAGGAGGCCGAGCAGGGCGGGCTGGCCGCGGAGATCGCCCGCTGCCTCTCGGAGTTGGTGACGCTGCCCGTGCCGACGGTGTCGGTGCTGATGGGGCAGGGCAGCGGCGGACCGGCCCTGGCCATGGTGCCCGCCGACCGGGTGCTGGCCGCGCTGCACGGGTGGCTCGCGCCGCTACCGCCGGAGGGTGCCAGCGCGATCGTCTTCCGCGACACCGAGCACGCCCCCGAACTCGCTGCGGCCCAGGGGGTTCGATCGGCCGATCTGCAACGCAACGGGATCGTCGACGTCATCGTCCCCGAGTCGCCGGATGCCGCCGACGAGCCGATCGAATTCTCCAAGCGCCTCGGTCGGGCGATCGCCGTCGAGGTGGCCGGGCTCTCCGGTCAGGTCGACGCCGCGCGGCTGACGGCCCGACTGGACCGCTACCGCCGGATGGGCCTGCCCTGA
- a CDS encoding enoyl-CoA hydratase: protein MIGITRNGNVMTLEMQREERRNALNCELVDALREAVEHAAEQDIRAIVLTGAGPVFSSGADLTDAAGMAEKLPDKALALNLAIDKAPVPVIGAINGPTIGAGVILSLICDLRVVAPEAYFQFPIAKYGLAIDNWSVRRLTSLVGAGRARGMLLAAEKLTADTALHTGLANRIGTLADAQAWAAEIAGYAPLSLQHSKRVLNDDGAYEQPWPEHKEMFDRAWASKDVIEAQVARIEKRPPNFIGA, encoded by the coding sequence ATGATCGGAATCACCCGCAACGGCAACGTCATGACCCTCGAGATGCAACGGGAGGAGCGGCGCAACGCTCTGAACTGTGAACTCGTCGACGCCCTCCGCGAGGCCGTCGAACACGCCGCCGAGCAGGACATCCGCGCCATCGTGTTGACCGGTGCGGGCCCGGTGTTCAGTTCCGGTGCCGATCTCACCGACGCCGCCGGGATGGCGGAGAAACTCCCGGACAAGGCGCTGGCCCTGAACCTGGCGATCGACAAGGCCCCGGTCCCGGTGATCGGCGCCATCAACGGTCCGACCATCGGCGCCGGGGTGATCCTGTCGCTGATCTGCGATCTGCGGGTGGTGGCGCCGGAGGCGTACTTCCAGTTCCCGATCGCCAAGTACGGGCTGGCCATCGACAACTGGAGCGTCCGCCGACTCACCTCACTGGTCGGGGCCGGCCGGGCCCGCGGCATGCTGTTGGCCGCCGAGAAACTCACCGCCGACACAGCACTGCACACCGGGTTGGCCAACCGGATCGGCACCCTTGCCGACGCGCAGGCCTGGGCCGCCGAGATCGCCGGGTACGCGCCGCTGTCGCTGCAGCACTCCAAGCGGGTGCTCAACGACGACGGTGCCTACGAGCAGCCGTGGCCCGAACACAAGGAGATGTTCGACCGGGCCTGGGCCAGCAAGGACGTCATCGAGGCTCAGGTGGCGCGCATCGAGAAGCGGCCACCGAACTTCATCGGGGCGTGA